One Misgurnus anguillicaudatus chromosome 20, ASM2758022v2, whole genome shotgun sequence DNA segment encodes these proteins:
- the fhod3a gene encoding FH1/FH2 domain-containing protein 3 isoform X4, translated as MSTFVCRVQFLDDTDPFNSTSFPEPSRPPLYTFREDIPVINQLAGIHRLLKAPHKLDDCALQLSHTGVYLDLELSLSEQRDELEGFQQEDCGGRGKKHSMILRTQLSVRVHSCIEKLYDSNGRDLRRALFSLKQIFQDDKDLVHEFVMAEGLTCLIKVGAEADQNYQNYILRALGQIMLYVDGMNGVIGHSETIQWLYHLIGSKFRLVVKTALKLLLVFVEYSEANATLIIQAVNSVDTKKGCKQWSNAMEILSEKDGVDTELLVYVMTLINKTLAALPDQDSFYDMVDVLEEQGMEAVSRRYLGRKGTDLDLLEQLNIYEATLRHEDGDEDCLPPSSGRRERRRSSVGGEERRGLQRRRSRRHSLGRSSHASPCHTNGKDINERSFSAVSSPSSAVRQQNEKPAHGGLLSSSYRQHQESLAAERERRRVQREERLQKIEREERNRHSRDYLLNMEEARHAREERFKTAERLAAEEFERERLRSAPRGISLTLSPSDNCQSSRSSTPTSMTSQDDQDTPVESCLPSEPDPDVTPALEVEEKEPEEPTEEPEEEEEAEEISAEQEVGGAEEQVEEEEEEPEVEAQDEEVEDSGILSDKERQNEEVNEKDNCSASSISSASSTLEREDRVTGVNTETGQWSQSIKDVNVNEERNKILNSKLFMLDMLYSQSKQPSEEDEDEEEQDSREKEQAEDSSVSTQETQHPQEDDVNHKTEEEKKGENQSNVRAFAERFGDLVKGLTSPPVEPKEAPEKQPPPQPPKKESDYIWDQLMASPRELRIGDIDFTDLGEEEDRDVLDSESFLSSGDLPPPPPPPPCPFNLPPPPPMFGCPPPPPMFNIRIPPPPPCFSSSAPPPPQHQSGSPPSPPLFQKKKKTIRLFWSEVRPSDWIYRHHRRSQESLWTRLEPVKLDTSKLETLFETKSKEMPVTKKTAADGKRQEIIVLDSKRSNSINIGLTVLPPPRTIKTAVLNFDEYALNKEGIEKILTMVPTEEETQKIQEAQLLNPDIPLGSAEQFLLTLSSISELRARLQLWAFKLDYEVTEKEVAEPLQDLKEGMDQLEKNKTLRYILSTLLAIGNFLNGTNAKGFDLSYLEKVPEVKDTVHKQSLLHHVCSIVVENFPDSSDLYSEIGAITRSAKVDFDQLQETLTQMEWRCKASWDHLKVIAKHEMKSTLKQKMSDFLKDCAERIIILKTVHRRIMNRFHSFLLFLGQPAYSAREVSVNRFSRIISEFALEYRTTRERVLQHKQKRADHRERNKTRGKMITDINTQVNTQTDDEDDSEAGRSGGGSSVTPVVVQKTEPQGLGHAENAADHEQMKAVLKTGLQGGDSDSSVVPGLRIRTRTRASRGRTAWAAANEESQCVKDDAADDIMERIVRSATQNPRERAQPRERRRSRANRKSLRRTLKGGLTPEEAQALGLDTSELSM; from the exons AGAAGCTGTATGATTCAAATGGACGTGACTTGAGAAGAGCTTTGTTTTCTCTCAAGCAGATATTTCAG gaTGATAAAGACCTCGTGCATGAGTTTGTGATGGCTGAAGGTCTCACCTGTTTGATTAAAGTCGGTGCTGAGGCGGATCAGAATTATCAGAACTACATCCTTAGAG CTTTAGGTCAGATCATGCTGTATGTGGACGGGATGAATGGGGTCATAGGTCACTCTGAGACCATACAGTGGCTCTATCATCTCATTGGCTCAAAG TTTCGTCTGGTGGTGAAAACAGCCTTAAAACTGCTGCTGGTGTTTGTGGAATATTCTGAAGCCAACGCAACACTGATCATACAAGCTGTTAACAGTGTGGACACCAAAAAAG gctGTAAGCAGTGGTCAAATGCTATGGAGATTTTATCAGAGAAGGACGGCGTGGACACAGAACTTCTGGTGTATGTCATGACTCTCATCAACAAG ACACTGGCAGCTCTTCCGGATCAGGATTCGTTTTATGATATGGTTGATGTTCTGGAGGAGCAGGGGATGGAGGCCGTGTCCCGCAGGTATCTGGGCCGTAAGGGAACCGATCTGGACCTACTGGAGCAGCTGAATATATATGAG GCGACTCTTCGTCATGAGGACGGTGATGAAGACTGCTTGCCTCCGTCCTCCGGTCGCCGTGAGAGACGCCGCTCCAGTGTTGGGGGAGAAGAGAGACGAGGCTTGCAGAGACGTCGCAGCCGCAGGCATTCGTTGGGTAGATCAAGCCACGCCTCCCCATGCCACACAAATGGAAAGGACATTAATGAAAG gtCATTTTCTGCCGTCAGTTCTCCATCATCAGCAGTCAGACAGCAGAATGAGAA GCCGGCTCATGGTGGACTCTTGTCATCATCATATCGTCAGCATCAGGAGTCTTTGGctgcagagagagaaagacgaCGAGTCCAGCGAGAGGAAAGACTTCAGAAGATTgagagagaggagagaaacCGACACAG tcgTGACTATTTGTTAAACATGGAGGAGGCCAGACACGCTCGAGAGGAGAG GTTTAAGACAGCAGAGCGTCTCGCTGCTGAGGAGTTTGAGAGAGAGCGATTACGTTCAGCACCTCGTGGTATCAGTCTCACTCTGAGTCCATCTGACAACTGTCAATCATCCCGCAGTTCCACACCCACCTCTATGACATCACAGGATGACCAGGACACGCCTGTCGAGTCATGCCTACCATCTGAACCAG ATCCAGATGTAACGCCAGCTCTTGAAGTTGAGGAGAAAGAGCCAGAGGAACCCACAGAAGAAccagaggaggaagaggaagcGGAGGAGATAAGTGCTGAACAGGAAGTGGGCGGAGCTGAGGAACAggtggaggaggaagaggaggagccTGAAGTGGAAGCTCAGGACGAAGAGGTGGAAGACAGCGGGATTTTGAGCGATAAAGAACGTCAGAATGAAGAAGTGAACGAGAAAGACAACTGCTCCGCCTCCAGCATCTCTTCAGCCAGTAGTACACTAGAAAGAGAAGACAGAGTCACTGGAGTCAACACTGAGACCG GTCAGTGGTCTCAGAGCATCAAAGATGTCAATGTGAACGAAGAACGAAACAAgatccttaacagtaaactctttATGCTGGATATGCTGTATTCACAGAGCAAACAGCCCTCAGAGGAAGATGAGGATGAGGAGGAACAAGATTCAAGAGAGAAAGAACAGGCTGAAGATTCATCTGTGTCAACGCAGGAAACGCAGCATCCACAGGAGGACGACGTCAACCATAAAACGGAAGAAGAAAAGAAAGGAGAGAACCAGAGCAATGTACGAGCGTTTGCCGAGCGTTTTGGAGACCTGGTGAAGGGTCTCACCTCTCCGCCGGTAGAACCCAAGGAAGCCCCGGAGAAACAGCCGCCTCCTCAACCTCCGAAAAAGGAGTCAGACTACATCTGGGATCAGTTGATGGCGAGTCCTCGGGAACTCCGCATCGGTGACATCGATTTCACCGATTTGGGAGAAGAGGAGGATCGGGACGTCCTGGATTCTGAAAGTTTTCTGAGCTCTGGAGATTTACCCCCGCCACCGCCTCCACCCCCCTGCCCCTTCAATCTACCACCACCTCCTCCTATGTTTGGTTGCCCCCCACCTCCGCCCATGTTCAACATACGAAttcctcctccccctccctGTTTCTCCTCCTCAGCCCCGCCTCCCCCTCAGCACCAGTCCGGGTCGCCTCCGTCCCCTCCACTgttccagaaaaagaagaagactATCAGGCTGTTCTGGAGTGAGGTCCGACCTTCTGACTGGATCTACCGTCACCACAGACGAAGTCAGGAGTCCCTGTGGACCAGACTTGAACCTGTTAAACTTGACACCTCTAAACTCGAGACGCTCTTCGAGACCAAATCCAAGGAGATGCCCGTAACCAAG AAAACCGCAGCAGATGGGAAGCGACAGGAGATCATCGTCCTGGATTCTAAACGCAGTAACTCCATTAACATCGGTCTCACGGTCCTCCCACCTCCCCGCACCATCAAAACAGCCGTACTCAACTTTGATGAATATGCGCTTAACAAGGAGGGAATCGAG AAAATCCTCACCATGGTTCCCACAGAGGAGGAAACGCAGAAGATTCAGGAGGCTCAGTTGTTGAATCCTGATATTCCTCTGGGCAGCGCTGAGCAGTTTCTCCTGACGCTGTCGTCCATCAGTGAGCTCAGGGCCCGTCTGCAGCTTTGGGCTTTTAAACTGGACTATGAGGTCACTGAGAAG GAAGTGGCTGAACCTCTACAGGACCTGAAGGAAGGCATGGATCAGCTGGAGAAGAATAAAACGCTGCGATACATCTTGTCCACTTTGCTCGCTATCGGCAATTTCCTAAACGGAACGAAT GCTAAAGGCTTTGATCTGAGTTATCTGGAGAAGGTTCCAGAAGTAAAGGACACGGTCCACAAACAGTCTCTTCTGCATCATGTCTGCAGTATCGTTGTGGAGAACTTTCCAGACAGCAGTGACCTTTACTCAGAGATCGGAGCGATAACACGTTCGGCTAAA GTGGATTTTGATCAGCTGCAGGAGACCTTGACTCAGATGGAATGGCGCTGCAAAGCATCATGGGACCACTTAAAAGTCATCGCAAAGCATGAGATGAAGTCCACGCTGAAGCAAAAGATGTCAGACTTTTTAAAGGACTGTGCTGAGAGGATCATCATCCTGAAAACAGTCCACAGGCGAATCATGAACAG ATTTCATTCATTTCTGCTGTTCCTGGGTCAGCCGGCGTACAGCGCACGGGAGGTCAGTGTAAATCGTTTCAGTCGGATCATCAGTGAATTTGCCCTGGAGTACCGGACCACACGTGAGCGCGTTCTTCAGCACAAACAGAAACGAGCCGATcacagagagagaaacaaaacacGCGGCAAAATGATCACAGACATCAACACACAGGTCAACACACAG ActgatgatgaagatgacagTGAG gCGGGTCGGTCAGGTGGGGGCAGCAGTGTTACCCCGGTAGTAGTGCAGAAGACTGAGCCACAGGGTTTGGGTCACGCAGAAAACGCAGCAGATCATGAGCAGATGAAGGCAGTACTCAAGACCGGCCTGCAGGGCGGCGACAGCGACAGCTCTGTTGTGCCTGGATTACGAATCCGCACACGCACTCGAGCCAGCCGAG GTCGCACCGCCTGGGCCGCTGCAAATGAAGAATCACAGTGCGTTAAAGATGATGCTGCAGATGACATCATGGAGAGGATTGTACGTTCAGCCACTCAGAATCCTCGAGAAAGAGCGCAACCCCGTGAACGACGACGCTCACGTGCAAATCGAAAGTCAC TGAGAAGGACTTTAAAGGGCGGTTTGACCCCAGAGGAAGCTCAGGCACTGGGATTGGatacatcagagttgtcaatgTAA
- the fhod3a gene encoding FH1/FH2 domain-containing protein 3 isoform X2, translated as MSTFVCRVQFLDDTDPFNSTSFPEPSRPPLYTFREDIPVINQLAGIHRLLKAPHKLDDCALQLSHTGVYLDLELSLSEQRDELEGFQQEDCGGRGKKHSMILRTQLSVRVHSCIEKLYDSNGRDLRRALFSLKQIFQDDKDLVHEFVMAEGLTCLIKVGAEADQNYQNYILRALGQIMLYVDGMNGVIGHSETIQWLYHLIGSKFRLVVKTALKLLLVFVEYSEANATLIIQAVNSVDTKKGCKQWSNAMEILSEKDGVDTELLVYVMTLINKTLAALPDQDSFYDMVDVLEEQGMEAVSRRYLGRKGTDLDLLEQLNIYEATLRHEDGDEDCLPPSSGRRERRRSSVGGEERRGLQRRRSRRHSLGRSSHASPCHTNGKDINERTHLMHNTNHLPAIEEDEDEALLTESSDDDDDDDEGEMNPSSCVISEDPLSQHKENINPEENCLTPPPDDPAQPSLLASLLAHRKLSVSVPPTNEVSPPLRGSARPLDHLPYLPHSPFFLFSYDEEKPQEKSRSFSAVSSPSSAVRQQNEKPAHGGLLSSSYRQHQESLAAERERRRVQREERLQKIEREERNRHSRDYLLNMEEARHAREERFKTAERLAAEEFERERLRSAPRGISLTLSPSDNCQSSRSSTPTSMTSQDDQDTPVESCLPSEPDPDVTPALEVEEKEPEEPTEEPEEEEEAEEISAEQEVGGAEEQVEEEEEEPEVEAQDEEVEDSGILSDKERQNEEVNEKDNCSASSISSASSTLEREDRVTGVNTETGQWSQSIKDVNVNEERNKILNSKLFMLDMLYSQSKQPSEEDEDEEEQDSREKEQAEDSSVSTQETQHPQEDDVNHKTEEEKKGENQSNVRAFAERFGDLVKGLTSPPVEPKEAPEKQPPPQPPKKESDYIWDQLMASPRELRIGDIDFTDLGEEEDRDVLDSESFLSSGDLPPPPPPPPCPFNLPPPPPMFGCPPPPPMFNIRIPPPPPCFSSSAPPPPQHQSGSPPSPPLFQKKKKTIRLFWSEVRPSDWIYRHHRRSQESLWTRLEPVKLDTSKLETLFETKSKEMPVTKKTAADGKRQEIIVLDSKRSNSINIGLTVLPPPRTIKTAVLNFDEYALNKEGIEKILTMVPTEEETQKIQEAQLLNPDIPLGSAEQFLLTLSSISELRARLQLWAFKLDYEVTEKEVAEPLQDLKEGMDQLEKNKTLRYILSTLLAIGNFLNGTNAKGFDLSYLEKVPEVKDTVHKQSLLHHVCSIVVENFPDSSDLYSEIGAITRSAKVDFDQLQETLTQMEWRCKASWDHLKVIAKHEMKSTLKQKMSDFLKDCAERIIILKTVHRRIMNRFHSFLLFLGQPAYSAREVSVNRFSRIISEFALEYRTTRERVLQHKQKRADHRERNKTRGKMITDINTQVNTQAGRSGGGSSVTPVVVQKTEPQGLGHAENAADHEQMKAVLKTGLQGGDSDSSVVPGLRIRTRTRASRGRTAWAAANEESQCVKDDAADDIMERIVRSATQNPRERAQPRERRRSRANRKSLRRTLKGGLTPEEAQALGLDTSELSM; from the exons AGAAGCTGTATGATTCAAATGGACGTGACTTGAGAAGAGCTTTGTTTTCTCTCAAGCAGATATTTCAG gaTGATAAAGACCTCGTGCATGAGTTTGTGATGGCTGAAGGTCTCACCTGTTTGATTAAAGTCGGTGCTGAGGCGGATCAGAATTATCAGAACTACATCCTTAGAG CTTTAGGTCAGATCATGCTGTATGTGGACGGGATGAATGGGGTCATAGGTCACTCTGAGACCATACAGTGGCTCTATCATCTCATTGGCTCAAAG TTTCGTCTGGTGGTGAAAACAGCCTTAAAACTGCTGCTGGTGTTTGTGGAATATTCTGAAGCCAACGCAACACTGATCATACAAGCTGTTAACAGTGTGGACACCAAAAAAG gctGTAAGCAGTGGTCAAATGCTATGGAGATTTTATCAGAGAAGGACGGCGTGGACACAGAACTTCTGGTGTATGTCATGACTCTCATCAACAAG ACACTGGCAGCTCTTCCGGATCAGGATTCGTTTTATGATATGGTTGATGTTCTGGAGGAGCAGGGGATGGAGGCCGTGTCCCGCAGGTATCTGGGCCGTAAGGGAACCGATCTGGACCTACTGGAGCAGCTGAATATATATGAG GCGACTCTTCGTCATGAGGACGGTGATGAAGACTGCTTGCCTCCGTCCTCCGGTCGCCGTGAGAGACGCCGCTCCAGTGTTGGGGGAGAAGAGAGACGAGGCTTGCAGAGACGTCGCAGCCGCAGGCATTCGTTGGGTAGATCAAGCCACGCCTCCCCATGCCACACAAATGGAAAGGACATTAATGAAAG AACACATTTGATGCACAACACAAATCATCTGCCAGCCAT AGAGGAAGATGAGGATGAAGCTCTGCTCACAGAGTcttctgatgatgatgatgatgatgatgaggggGAAATGAATCCTTCATCATGTGTCATCAG TGAAGATCCTCTCAGTCagcacaaagaaaacataaacCCTGAAGAGAACTGCTTGACTCCGCCCCCTGATGACCCCGCCCAACCCTCTCTACTGGCATCTCTACTCGCACATCGCAAGTTGTCCGTCAGCGTGCCGCCAACCAATGAGGTGAGCCCTCCTCTCCGTGGATCTGCTCGGCCTCTGGACCATCTGCCGTACCTCCCGCACTCGCCCTTCTTCCTCTTCTCTTATGATGAAGAGAAACCGCAGGAGAAGAGCAG gtCATTTTCTGCCGTCAGTTCTCCATCATCAGCAGTCAGACAGCAGAATGAGAA GCCGGCTCATGGTGGACTCTTGTCATCATCATATCGTCAGCATCAGGAGTCTTTGGctgcagagagagaaagacgaCGAGTCCAGCGAGAGGAAAGACTTCAGAAGATTgagagagaggagagaaacCGACACAG tcgTGACTATTTGTTAAACATGGAGGAGGCCAGACACGCTCGAGAGGAGAG GTTTAAGACAGCAGAGCGTCTCGCTGCTGAGGAGTTTGAGAGAGAGCGATTACGTTCAGCACCTCGTGGTATCAGTCTCACTCTGAGTCCATCTGACAACTGTCAATCATCCCGCAGTTCCACACCCACCTCTATGACATCACAGGATGACCAGGACACGCCTGTCGAGTCATGCCTACCATCTGAACCAG ATCCAGATGTAACGCCAGCTCTTGAAGTTGAGGAGAAAGAGCCAGAGGAACCCACAGAAGAAccagaggaggaagaggaagcGGAGGAGATAAGTGCTGAACAGGAAGTGGGCGGAGCTGAGGAACAggtggaggaggaagaggaggagccTGAAGTGGAAGCTCAGGACGAAGAGGTGGAAGACAGCGGGATTTTGAGCGATAAAGAACGTCAGAATGAAGAAGTGAACGAGAAAGACAACTGCTCCGCCTCCAGCATCTCTTCAGCCAGTAGTACACTAGAAAGAGAAGACAGAGTCACTGGAGTCAACACTGAGACCG GTCAGTGGTCTCAGAGCATCAAAGATGTCAATGTGAACGAAGAACGAAACAAgatccttaacagtaaactctttATGCTGGATATGCTGTATTCACAGAGCAAACAGCCCTCAGAGGAAGATGAGGATGAGGAGGAACAAGATTCAAGAGAGAAAGAACAGGCTGAAGATTCATCTGTGTCAACGCAGGAAACGCAGCATCCACAGGAGGACGACGTCAACCATAAAACGGAAGAAGAAAAGAAAGGAGAGAACCAGAGCAATGTACGAGCGTTTGCCGAGCGTTTTGGAGACCTGGTGAAGGGTCTCACCTCTCCGCCGGTAGAACCCAAGGAAGCCCCGGAGAAACAGCCGCCTCCTCAACCTCCGAAAAAGGAGTCAGACTACATCTGGGATCAGTTGATGGCGAGTCCTCGGGAACTCCGCATCGGTGACATCGATTTCACCGATTTGGGAGAAGAGGAGGATCGGGACGTCCTGGATTCTGAAAGTTTTCTGAGCTCTGGAGATTTACCCCCGCCACCGCCTCCACCCCCCTGCCCCTTCAATCTACCACCACCTCCTCCTATGTTTGGTTGCCCCCCACCTCCGCCCATGTTCAACATACGAAttcctcctccccctccctGTTTCTCCTCCTCAGCCCCGCCTCCCCCTCAGCACCAGTCCGGGTCGCCTCCGTCCCCTCCACTgttccagaaaaagaagaagactATCAGGCTGTTCTGGAGTGAGGTCCGACCTTCTGACTGGATCTACCGTCACCACAGACGAAGTCAGGAGTCCCTGTGGACCAGACTTGAACCTGTTAAACTTGACACCTCTAAACTCGAGACGCTCTTCGAGACCAAATCCAAGGAGATGCCCGTAACCAAG AAAACCGCAGCAGATGGGAAGCGACAGGAGATCATCGTCCTGGATTCTAAACGCAGTAACTCCATTAACATCGGTCTCACGGTCCTCCCACCTCCCCGCACCATCAAAACAGCCGTACTCAACTTTGATGAATATGCGCTTAACAAGGAGGGAATCGAG AAAATCCTCACCATGGTTCCCACAGAGGAGGAAACGCAGAAGATTCAGGAGGCTCAGTTGTTGAATCCTGATATTCCTCTGGGCAGCGCTGAGCAGTTTCTCCTGACGCTGTCGTCCATCAGTGAGCTCAGGGCCCGTCTGCAGCTTTGGGCTTTTAAACTGGACTATGAGGTCACTGAGAAG GAAGTGGCTGAACCTCTACAGGACCTGAAGGAAGGCATGGATCAGCTGGAGAAGAATAAAACGCTGCGATACATCTTGTCCACTTTGCTCGCTATCGGCAATTTCCTAAACGGAACGAAT GCTAAAGGCTTTGATCTGAGTTATCTGGAGAAGGTTCCAGAAGTAAAGGACACGGTCCACAAACAGTCTCTTCTGCATCATGTCTGCAGTATCGTTGTGGAGAACTTTCCAGACAGCAGTGACCTTTACTCAGAGATCGGAGCGATAACACGTTCGGCTAAA GTGGATTTTGATCAGCTGCAGGAGACCTTGACTCAGATGGAATGGCGCTGCAAAGCATCATGGGACCACTTAAAAGTCATCGCAAAGCATGAGATGAAGTCCACGCTGAAGCAAAAGATGTCAGACTTTTTAAAGGACTGTGCTGAGAGGATCATCATCCTGAAAACAGTCCACAGGCGAATCATGAACAG ATTTCATTCATTTCTGCTGTTCCTGGGTCAGCCGGCGTACAGCGCACGGGAGGTCAGTGTAAATCGTTTCAGTCGGATCATCAGTGAATTTGCCCTGGAGTACCGGACCACACGTGAGCGCGTTCTTCAGCACAAACAGAAACGAGCCGATcacagagagagaaacaaaacacGCGGCAAAATGATCACAGACATCAACACACAGGTCAACACACAG gCGGGTCGGTCAGGTGGGGGCAGCAGTGTTACCCCGGTAGTAGTGCAGAAGACTGAGCCACAGGGTTTGGGTCACGCAGAAAACGCAGCAGATCATGAGCAGATGAAGGCAGTACTCAAGACCGGCCTGCAGGGCGGCGACAGCGACAGCTCTGTTGTGCCTGGATTACGAATCCGCACACGCACTCGAGCCAGCCGAG GTCGCACCGCCTGGGCCGCTGCAAATGAAGAATCACAGTGCGTTAAAGATGATGCTGCAGATGACATCATGGAGAGGATTGTACGTTCAGCCACTCAGAATCCTCGAGAAAGAGCGCAACCCCGTGAACGACGACGCTCACGTGCAAATCGAAAGTCAC TGAGAAGGACTTTAAAGGGCGGTTTGACCCCAGAGGAAGCTCAGGCACTGGGATTGGatacatcagagttgtcaatgTAA